In Lentimicrobiaceae bacterium, one genomic interval encodes:
- the rpsJ gene encoding 30S ribosomal protein S10, translated as MNQRIRIKLKSYDHNLVDKSAEKIVKTVKVTGAVVNGPIPLPTHKKIYTVLRSTFVNKKSREQFELSSHKRLLDIYSSTSQTIDALMKLELPSGVEVEIKI; from the coding sequence GTGAATCAAAGGATTAGAATAAAATTAAAGTCATACGATCATAACTTAGTCGACAAATCGGCTGAAAAAATCGTAAAAACCGTAAAAGTAACCGGTGCAGTTGTTAATGGTCCTATACCATTACCAACACATAAAAAAATATACACTGTGTTACGCTCTACATTCGTTAACAAGAAGTCGCGCGAACAATTCGAGCTATCTTCACACAAACGTTTGTTAGATATATACAGTTCTACATCACAAACAATCGACGCTTTGATGAAGTTAGAATTACCAAGCGGTGTTGAAGTTGAAATTAAGATTTAA
- the rplC gene encoding 50S ribosomal protein L3 yields MSGIIGKKIGMTSLFDAEGRNIPCTIIEAGPCYVTQIKTKETDGYEAIQLSFDEKDEKRSNKPEIGHFKKAGTTPKKFVAEFTRFKGSERKAFGEVIKADIFVEGEYIDVVGISKGKGFQGVVKRHGYSGVGEQSHGQHNRLRSPGSIGASSYPGRVFKGKRMAGQMGNKRVKMINLEIVKVVPEENLVIVKGSVPGANGSYVILERWN; encoded by the coding sequence ATGTCAGGAATTATTGGAAAAAAAATAGGAATGACCAGTTTATTTGATGCCGAGGGTAGAAATATCCCTTGCACCATAATAGAAGCAGGTCCGTGTTATGTAACACAAATTAAGACAAAAGAAACCGATGGGTACGAGGCAATTCAGTTATCATTCGACGAAAAAGACGAAAAGCGTTCTAATAAGCCTGAAATCGGACACTTTAAAAAAGCAGGTACTACACCCAAAAAGTTTGTAGCCGAATTTACACGTTTTAAAGGTTCAGAAAGGAAAGCATTTGGCGAAGTTATTAAAGCCGATATTTTTGTTGAAGGAGAATATATTGATGTTGTTGGCATTTCCAAAGGTAAAGGTTTCCAAGGAGTTGTTAAACGTCATGGATATTCGGGTGTTGGAGAGCAATCGCACGGACAGCACAATCGTTTGCGTTCACCAGGATCAATAGGAGCTTCATCCTACCCGGGCAGAGTATTCAAAGGTAAACGAATGGCTGGTCAAATGGGAAATAAAAGAGTTAAAATGATTAACTTAGAAATAGTAAAAGTTGTTCCGGAAGAAAACTTAGTTATTGTTAAAGGTTCAGTACCCGGAGCTAATGGTTCATACGTAATTTTAGAAAGATGGAACTAG
- the rplD gene encoding 50S ribosomal protein L4, translating into MELAVYNIKGEETGRKLKLNEQVFSIEPNDHAIYLDVKQYMANLRQGTHSTLEVSTISGSTRKLKRQKGTGGARAGSIKSPIFRGGARTFGPQPRVYNFKLNKKLKKIARLSALSYKMKEGSIKIVEDFTLETPKTKAYLDILKSLQVDNRKSLMVLPQKDENVVLSSRNIQNARVMRASDINTYEILRAKYLVLTESSVKQIEQAYDTNNDQN; encoded by the coding sequence ATGGAACTAGCAGTATATAATATTAAAGGAGAAGAAACAGGCAGAAAGCTCAAACTTAACGAGCAGGTATTCAGCATTGAGCCTAACGACCATGCTATTTATTTGGATGTAAAACAATACATGGCAAATTTAAGACAAGGTACACACTCAACGCTTGAAGTTTCGACAATTAGTGGAAGTACCAGAAAACTTAAACGTCAAAAAGGTACAGGTGGAGCCAGAGCAGGTAGCATTAAGTCTCCTATTTTCAGAGGCGGTGCTCGCACATTCGGACCACAACCTAGAGTTTATAACTTTAAGCTGAATAAAAAACTTAAAAAGATTGCTCGTTTGTCGGCATTGTCGTACAAAATGAAAGAAGGTTCAATTAAAATTGTAGAAGATTTTACATTAGAAACCCCAAAAACAAAAGCATATCTTGATATTTTAAAATCATTGCAAGTTGATAATAGAAAATCATTGATGGTTCTGCCTCAAAAAGATGAAAACGTAGTATTATCATCACGCAATATTCAGAATGCAAGAGTTATGAGAGCTTCTGATATTAATACCTACGAAATTTTAAGAGCTAAATATTTAGTATTAACCGAATCGTCGGTTAAGCAAATAGAACAAGCTTACGATACAAACAACGACCAAAATTAA
- the rplW gene encoding 50S ribosomal protein L23 — MSIIIKPVITEKMTVQGEKLEKYGFIVDKRANKIQIKKAVEELYGVQVTNVNTMNFSGKSKSRYTKSGFISGRTNAYKKAIVSIAEGEIIDFFSNI, encoded by the coding sequence ATGAGTATTATAATTAAACCAGTTATAACTGAAAAGATGACAGTTCAAGGCGAAAAGCTTGAAAAATATGGTTTTATTGTCGATAAAAGGGCAAATAAAATCCAGATTAAAAAAGCTGTAGAAGAACTTTACGGGGTTCAGGTAACCAACGTAAACACCATGAACTTTTCGGGGAAATCTAAATCCAGATATACAAAATCTGGCTTTATTTCAGGTCGTACAAACGCATACAAAAAAGCGATTGTGTCGATAGCCGAAGGAGAAATAATTGATTTTTTTAGCAACATTTAA